The Denticeps clupeoides chromosome 5, fDenClu1.1, whole genome shotgun sequence genome includes a region encoding these proteins:
- the als2b gene encoding alsin isoform X4, translated as MEKRKSSGEEDGSGERGLLHTWKGYSCSLTPERLLLSHPVLQAALGSKHGVLLLEGGHVYSFGELPWKQTSLTATSAEPILEAGLSGQRVVAVAAGSFHSGAVTEDGGVHMWGYNTSGQCGLSGLTVVPNPTPVGIVDSETTPPQVVNVMELACGEEHTLTLSTHHEVWAWGSGCQTGLLTTIFPVWKPQKVEHLAGRHVLQVACGAFHSLALVRCPTTSQDTRRPPLDKCGQCHQLLYTMTDKEDHVIISDNHYCPLGVELGEEGEVRQSTLTSPGRGPSGKGLRNSPSEPILPSYSKSPDKALLSPTIPGGSPAAGPTQSKDESLSAAFVNDVEKAQVAEPDGDAPIVEQDPSTPQQDATKPAGTGTKSSPYPNEQAVKDYLKRLSDHSLAEQAKMSPAVHRPQAYSDSPDPFTSGPMGPTILPAVPVASALNSLVASCASAVGERVASTYEALSLRKVMSYYYTAPNPGAAEGTKESPQERIRLEESLQGKKSSSLGDIREEEAEGLSRRLSLPGLLSQGRYAVQLLSSYGGMLSPRLLRRCSRSRVRAAPLNPSDVGENNAHLPSLQTEVWSWGRGQEGQLGHGDVLPRLQPLCIKSLNNKEVLRVAAGSRHSLALTAQSQVFSWGSNSSGQLGHMESPSTVPRLAKMSEGIRVWDVAAGQQHTLLLADGDCFQPILYYSGQQVRENQSSEAQTGGYTQQPVLLPFCMNLGYVSCVFAGGQSCAALADRNVMGFIASLHELVSAERKYYCRLTNIKSQVLQPLLSLDNLSSFLGQSCCGLLQILIGHFNRVCRLTGQNSVSLTSLLRRTRDIKGLVILDNARVFLDTYTEYCSAVGNFLVMGGFQALVKPSQDVFGKGCDVLLRLVESTDENTGAAELLLSLFYLPTQHLQEYSRLLLKLATCYEVNSVDYQKLQDGCSKFESLALRMKRKRKEAEYTAHFWKSFPGKMTDSLRKPSRRLVYESSNKSLTLQNAGRFSVNWFILFSDALVHAQFSTHHVFPLATLWVEPIAEENTVLYGMKVTSPEETFTLLASSPVEKAKWLRSINQAVEQALSGVGSESPGAAQRADPPISRTASYTFYKDSRLKDATYEGRWLAGKPNGRGVLKWPDGRMYTGSFKNGLEDGFGDYAVPNKNLNKTDHYQGSWKDGKMHGFGTYRYATGEMYEGWFQDNMRHGHGMLRTGKLNSSCPSVFIGQWLQDKKNGYGVFDDITRGEKYMGMWQEDQRQGNGVIVTQFGLYYEGAFSNNKMMGTGVLLSEDDTTFEGEFSEDWTLNGKGTLTMPNGDFIEGSFSGVWGSGLKISGSYYKPNLYDSDKENKHKHRAVKLGRLSVPSEEKWLSVFEECWSRLGCETTGQGETSRAWENIAIELTTSRRQHRDSPDLLSRSHHKTLESLEFIPQQSDPVTMESFDSIRRYLIKACDTPLHPLGRLLETLVAVYRMTYVGVGANRRLLPQAVNEIKSYLSRIFQIIRFLFPGLPEDGGIIPEVPNSQKMNSQTADPQLESPRPGRVVSCSALLLPVLLPRLYPPLFTLYALEKEKEEDVYWECVLRLNKQPDLALLAFLGVQQKFWPVSVTVHGEKQQIQSSTKDACFASAVETLQQISTTFTPSDKLQVIQFTFEEITQEVLSLLKKDFLWSMDDLFPVFLYVVLRARIRNLGSEVSLIEDLMDPCVQHGEHGIMFTTLKACYYQIQHEKIT; from the exons ATGGAGAAACGGAAGAG CTCTGGTGAGGAGGACGGCTCTGGTGAGAGGGGGCTGCTCCACACTTGGAAGGGTTATTCCTGCAGCCTTACCCCAGAGAGACTGCTTCTGTCCCATCCTGTGCTGCAGGCAGCCCTGGGTAGCAAACATGGAGTCCTTCTGCTGGAGG gaggACACGTTTACAGCTTTGGTGAATTGCCTTGGAAACAGACATCACTTACGGCAACATCAGCTGAACCCATCTTGGAGGCGGGTCTTAGTGGGCAGCGTGTCGTTGCTGTGGCAGCAGGCAGCTTTCACAGTGGGGCTGTGACTGAGGATGGGGGCGTGCACATGTGGGGATACAACACCTCTGGCCAATGTGGACTGTCAGGGCTTACTGTCGTGCCCAACCCCACCCCTGTGGGCATTGTGGACTCTGAGACCACCCCTCCACAGGTCGTGAATGTCATGGAGTTGGCTTGTGGAGAGGAGCACACTTTAACCCTTTCCACCCACCATGAGGTGTgggcctggggcagtggttgtcAGACGGGCTTACTGACTACCATCTTCCCTGTGTGGAAACCCCAAAAAGTGGAGCACCTTGCTGGTAGGCACGTGCTACAGGTGGCCTGTGGGGCCTTTCACAGTCTGGCCCTGGTGCGTTGTCCAACTACTTCTCAGGACACCCGGCGGCCACCACTGGATAAGTGTGGACAATGCCACCAGCTTCTGTATACCATGACTGATAAAGAGGACCATGTGATCATCTCTGACAACCACTACTGCCCCCTAGGGGTGGAGCTGGGGGAGGAGGGAGAAGTCAGGCAAAGTACACTCACTAGTCCGGGTCGAGGGCCTTCAGGAAAGGGCTTAAGGAATTCTCCATCAGAGCCAATCCTGCCCAGTTACAGCAAGAGCCCAGATAAAGCTCTCTTGTCTCCTACAATCCCAGGTGGCTCACCAGCTGCTGGTCCCACTCAATCCAAAGATGAGTCTCTCTCCGCTGCATTCGTAAATGATGTGGAAAAGGCCCAGGTTGCTGAGCCTGATGGAGATGCCCCAATAGTTGAACAAGATCCAAGCACTCCTCAACAGGATGCCACCAAGCCTGCAGGCACAGGAACTAAGAGCTCACCCTATCCCAATGAGCAAGCAGTGAAAGACTACCTTAAAAGGCTTTCTGACCATTCTCTGGCTGAGCAGGCTAAGATGTCACCAGCAGTGCACCGGCCACAG GCCTATTCTGACTCCCCAGACCCTTTCACTTCTGGCCCAATGGGCCCCACAATCCTCCCGGCGGTCCCAGTTGCCTCTGCACTAAACAGCCTGGTGGCCTCATGTGCATCTGCGGTCGGTGAGCGTGTGGCCTCCACATATGAGGCGCTCTCCCTGAGGAAGGTGATGAGTTACTACTACACAGCCCCCAACCCCGGGGCAGCCGAGGGCACAAAGGAGAGTCCGCAGGAGCGCATCCGCCTGGAGGAGTCCCTGCAGGGCAAGAAGAGCTCCAGTCTGGGTGATATCCgtgaggaggaggcggagggtCTGAGCAGACGCCTGTCATTGCCTGGTCTCCTCTCTCAGGGTAGATACGCAGTTCAGCTCTTATCCTCATACGGGGGGATGT TGTCTCCTCGGCTTTTGCGTAGGTGCAGTCGCTCCCGAGTGCGAGCTGCACCCCTGAACCCTTCCGATGTTGGTGAGAACAACGCTCATCTGCCCTCCCTGCAGACGGAAGTATGGAGTTGGGGGCGGGGCCAAGAGGGGCAGCTGGGACATGGAGACGTTCTGCCCAG GTTACAGCCTCTTTGCATCAAGAGTTTGAACAATAAGGAAGTACTTAGAGTAGCGGCTGGCTCTCGCCACTCACTGGCCCTCACTGCACAATCTCAG gTGTTTTCTTGGGGCAGTAACAGCTCTGGCCAGCTCGGTCACATGGAGTCACCCAGCACTGTTCCCCGTTTAGCCAAG ATGTCAGAGGGAATTCGTGTGTGGGATGTGGCTGCAGGACAACAACACACCCTGCTATTGGCTGACGGTGATTGTTTTCAGCCAATCCTGTACTACAGTGGGCAGCAAGTCAGGGAGAACCAGAGCTCTGAGGCCCAAACGGGGGGATACACCCAGCAGCCTGTTCTTCTGCCCTTTTGTATGAAT CTGGGCTATGTGAgctgtgtgtttgctggtgGACAGAGCTGTGCTGCACTAGCTGACAGGAATGTGATGGGTTTTATTGCCAGCCTGCATGAGCTGGTATCTGCAGAAAGAAAGTACTACTGCAGACTGACCAACATCAAGAGCCAAGTGTTACAGCCTCTACTCTCACTGG ACAATCTTAGCTCATTTCTTGGACAGTCCTGCTGTGGGCTGCTGCAGATCCTAATTGGACATTTTAACCGAGTGTGCCGGCTGACTGGGCAGAACTCTGTGTCCCTTACCTCACTTCTGCGGCGCACACGAGACATCAAAGGGTTGGTTATCCTCGATAACGCTCGTGTATTCCTGGACACATACACAGA GTATTGTTCTGCAGTGGGAAATTTCCTGGTTATGGGCGGTTTCCAGGCCTTAGTGAAACCGTCCCA agATGTTTTTGGAAAGGGTTGTGACGTGCTGCTGCGGTTGGTTGAGAGTACAGATGAGAATACTGGTGCAGCAGAGTTGCTACTTTCTCTGTTTTACCTGCCAACACAACACCTACAAGAGTACAGCAGACTGCTGCTGAAACTTGCCACCTGCTATGAGGTG AACTCAGTGGATTATCAGAAGCTGCAGGACGGCTGTTCAAAGTTTGAGTCTCTGGCTCTTCgcatgaagaggaagaggaaggaggcTGAATACACAGCGCACTTCTGGAAGTCATTCCCTGGAAAGATGACA GATTCTCTGCGAAAGCCGTCTCGGCGTCTGGTGTACGAGAGCAGCAATAAGTCCCTGACACTGCAGAATGCTGGAAGGTTCTCTGTCAACTGGTTCATTCTTTTCAGTGATGCCCTTGTGCATGCACAG TTTTCCACCCATCATGTCTTCCCATTGGCAACACTGTGGGTGGAGCCCATCGCTGAGGAAAACACTGTTCT GTATGGAATGAAGGTGACCTCACCTGAGGAGACTTTTACCCTTCTGGCCTCTTCCCCTGTGGAGAAG GCAAAGTGGCTCAGATCCATAAACCAGGCAGTTGAGCAGGCTCTGAGTGGGGTGGGGTCAGAAAGCCCAGGGGCAGCACAGAGAGCAGACCCTCCCATTTCACGAACAGCCTCCTACACATTCTACAAGGACAGCCGACTGAAAGACGCCACCTATGAGGGTCGCTGGCTAGCTGGGAAGCCCAATGGCAG AGGTGTGCTAAAGTGGCCCGATGGGAGAATGTACACAGGCTCATTCAAAAATGGCCTGGAAGATGG GTTTGGTGACTATGCTGTTCCCAATAAGAATCTGAATAAGACTGATCATTATCAGGGCAGCTGGAAAGATGGCAAAATGCATGGCTTCGGGACCtacag ATACGCCACTGGGGAGATGTATGAGGGCTGGTTTCAGGACAATATGCGACATGGCCATGGTATGCTGCGCACCGGCAAACTCAACTCTTCCTGCCCCAGTGTCTTCATTGGACAGTGGTTGCAGGACAAGAAGAATGGCTATGGCGTCTTTGATGACATCACCAG AGGTGAGAAATACATGGGCATGTGGCAGGAGGACCAGAGGCAGGGAAATGGAGTGATAGTCACACAGTTTGGGCTTTACTATGAAGGAGCTTTCAGCAACAACAAAATGATG GGCACTGGTGTGTTGCTGTCTGAGGATGACACCACATTTGAGGGAGAATTCTCAGAAGACTGGACCCTGAATGGAAAA GGTACTCTGACCATGCCAAATGGGGACTTCATTGAGGGCTCCTTCAGTGGAGTTTGGGGTTCTGGGCTGAAGATCTCAGGCTCCTACTACAAACCCAATCTATATGACTCAGACAAAGAGAACAAGCATAAGCATCGTGCAGT TAAGTTAGGGCGTCTCTCTGTGCCCTCGGAGGAGAAGTGGTTGTCTGTGTTCGAAGAGTGCTGGAGTCGACTGGGCTGTGAGACTACTGGACAGGGGGAGACCAGCAGGGCCTGGGAAAACATTGCTATTGAGCTGACCACCAGCCGAAGACAACACAGAGACAg CCCTGATTTGCTGAGTCGTTCTCATCATAAAACCCTGGAGAGTCTGGAATTCATCCCACAGCAATCAGACCCTGTTACCATGGAGTCATTTGATAGCATTCGGCGGTACCTCATCAAG GCATGTGACACACCCTTGCATCCCCTTGGTCGTCTCCTGGAGACGCTGGTTGCTGTGTATCGCATGACCTATGTTGGTGTGGGGGCCAATCGTCGTCTTTTGCCTCAGGCAGTCAATGAGATCAAATCCTACCTCAGCCGCATATTTCAGatcatcag GTTCCTGTTCCCTGGTTTGCCTGAGGATGGTGGCATCATCCCAGAGGTGCCAAACTCCCAGAAGATGAACTCCCAAACCGCTGACCCTCAGCTAGAGTCACCTCGTCCTGG GCGTGTGGTGAGTTGCTCCGCACTTCTCCTCCCTGTACTGCTGCCTCGTCTCTACCCTCCCCTGTTCACACTCTATGCcctggagaaggagaaagaggaggatGTCTACTGGGAATGTGTATTGCGTCTCAATAAGCAACCTGACCTGGCCCTGCTCGCCTTCCTCGGAGTCCAGCA GAAGTTTTGGCCAGTGTCAGTCACAGTTCATGGCGAAAAGCAGCAG ATTCAGTCTAGCACAAAGGATGCCTGCTTTGCTTCAGCAGTGGAGACCCTCCAACAGATCAG CACAACATTTACACCTTCAGATAAGCTACAAGTCATCCAGTTCACCTTTGAGGAGATTACCCAGGAGGTGCTCAGCCTTCTGAAGAAGGACTTCCTGTGGTCTATGGATGACCTGTTTCCTGTATTCCTTTATGTTGTGTTGCGCGCTCG GATTCGTAATcttgggtcagaggtcagtttGATAGAGGATCTGATGGACCCTTGTGTGCAGCATGGAGAACATGGAATAATGTTCACCACTCTCAAG GCTTGTTATTATCAGATCCAGCATGAGAAAATTACATAA
- the als2b gene encoding alsin isoform X1: MEKRKSSGEEDGSGERGLLHTWKGYSCSLTPERLLLSHPVLQAALGSKHGVLLLEGGHVYSFGELPWKQTSLTATSAEPILEAGLSGQRVVAVAAGSFHSGAVTEDGGVHMWGYNTSGQCGLSGLTVVPNPTPVGIVDSETTPPQVVNVMELACGEEHTLTLSTHHEVWAWGSGCQTGLLTTIFPVWKPQKVEHLAGRHVLQVACGAFHSLALVRCPTTSQDTRRPPLDKCGQCHQLLYTMTDKEDHVIISDNHYCPLGVELGEEGEVRQSTLTSPGRGPSGKGLRNSPSEPILPSYSKSPDKALLSPTIPGGSPAAGPTQSKDESLSAAFVNDVEKAQVAEPDGDAPIVEQDPSTPQQDATKPAGTGTKSSPYPNEQAVKDYLKRLSDHSLAEQAKMSPAVHRPQAYSDSPDPFTSGPMGPTILPAVPVASALNSLVASCASAVGERVASTYEALSLRKVMSYYYTAPNPGAAEGTKESPQERIRLEESLQGKKSSSLGDIREEEAEGLSRRLSLPGLLSQEMPAAVPVITKPVEFKRVESTVSPRLLRRCSRSRVRAAPLNPSDVGENNAHLPSLQTEVWSWGRGQEGQLGHGDVLPRLQPLCIKSLNNKEVLRVAAGSRHSLALTAQSQVFSWGSNSSGQLGHMESPSTVPRLAKMSEGIRVWDVAAGQQHTLLLADGDCFQPILYYSGQQVRENQSSEAQTGGYTQQPVLLPFCMNLGYVSCVFAGGQSCAALADRNVMGFIASLHELVSAERKYYCRLTNIKSQVLQPLLSLDNLSSFLGQSCCGLLQILIGHFNRVCRLTGQNSVSLTSLLRRTRDIKGLVILDNARVFLDTYTEYCSAVGNFLVMGGFQALVKPSQDVFGKGCDVLLRLVESTDENTGAAELLLSLFYLPTQHLQEYSRLLLKLATCYEVNSVDYQKLQDGCSKFESLALRMKRKRKEAEYTAHFWKSFPGKMTDSLRKPSRRLVYESSNKSLTLQNAGRFSVNWFILFSDALVHAQGMVPYKSFFSTHHVFPLATLWVEPIAEENTVLYGMKVTSPEETFTLLASSPVEKAKWLRSINQAVEQALSGVGSESPGAAQRADPPISRTASYTFYKDSRLKDATYEGRWLAGKPNGRGVLKWPDGRMYTGSFKNGLEDGFGDYAVPNKNLNKTDHYQGSWKDGKMHGFGTYRYATGEMYEGWFQDNMRHGHGMLRTGKLNSSCPSVFIGQWLQDKKNGYGVFDDITRGEKYMGMWQEDQRQGNGVIVTQFGLYYEGAFSNNKMMGTGVLLSEDDTTFEGEFSEDWTLNGKGTLTMPNGDFIEGSFSGVWGSGLKISGSYYKPNLYDSDKENKHKHRAVKLGRLSVPSEEKWLSVFEECWSRLGCETTGQGETSRAWENIAIELTTSRRQHRDSPDLLSRSHHKTLESLEFIPQQSDPVTMESFDSIRRYLIKACDTPLHPLGRLLETLVAVYRMTYVGVGANRRLLPQAVNEIKSYLSRIFQIIRFLFPGLPEDGGIIPEVPNSQKMNSQTADPQLESPRPGRVVSCSALLLPVLLPRLYPPLFTLYALEKEKEEDVYWECVLRLNKQPDLALLAFLGVQQKFWPVSVTVHGEKQQIQSSTKDACFASAVETLQQISTTFTPSDKLQVIQFTFEEITQEVLSLLKKDFLWSMDDLFPVFLYVVLRARIRNLGSEVSLIEDLMDPCVQHGEHGIMFTTLKACYYQIQHEKIT, from the exons ATGGAGAAACGGAAGAG CTCTGGTGAGGAGGACGGCTCTGGTGAGAGGGGGCTGCTCCACACTTGGAAGGGTTATTCCTGCAGCCTTACCCCAGAGAGACTGCTTCTGTCCCATCCTGTGCTGCAGGCAGCCCTGGGTAGCAAACATGGAGTCCTTCTGCTGGAGG gaggACACGTTTACAGCTTTGGTGAATTGCCTTGGAAACAGACATCACTTACGGCAACATCAGCTGAACCCATCTTGGAGGCGGGTCTTAGTGGGCAGCGTGTCGTTGCTGTGGCAGCAGGCAGCTTTCACAGTGGGGCTGTGACTGAGGATGGGGGCGTGCACATGTGGGGATACAACACCTCTGGCCAATGTGGACTGTCAGGGCTTACTGTCGTGCCCAACCCCACCCCTGTGGGCATTGTGGACTCTGAGACCACCCCTCCACAGGTCGTGAATGTCATGGAGTTGGCTTGTGGAGAGGAGCACACTTTAACCCTTTCCACCCACCATGAGGTGTgggcctggggcagtggttgtcAGACGGGCTTACTGACTACCATCTTCCCTGTGTGGAAACCCCAAAAAGTGGAGCACCTTGCTGGTAGGCACGTGCTACAGGTGGCCTGTGGGGCCTTTCACAGTCTGGCCCTGGTGCGTTGTCCAACTACTTCTCAGGACACCCGGCGGCCACCACTGGATAAGTGTGGACAATGCCACCAGCTTCTGTATACCATGACTGATAAAGAGGACCATGTGATCATCTCTGACAACCACTACTGCCCCCTAGGGGTGGAGCTGGGGGAGGAGGGAGAAGTCAGGCAAAGTACACTCACTAGTCCGGGTCGAGGGCCTTCAGGAAAGGGCTTAAGGAATTCTCCATCAGAGCCAATCCTGCCCAGTTACAGCAAGAGCCCAGATAAAGCTCTCTTGTCTCCTACAATCCCAGGTGGCTCACCAGCTGCTGGTCCCACTCAATCCAAAGATGAGTCTCTCTCCGCTGCATTCGTAAATGATGTGGAAAAGGCCCAGGTTGCTGAGCCTGATGGAGATGCCCCAATAGTTGAACAAGATCCAAGCACTCCTCAACAGGATGCCACCAAGCCTGCAGGCACAGGAACTAAGAGCTCACCCTATCCCAATGAGCAAGCAGTGAAAGACTACCTTAAAAGGCTTTCTGACCATTCTCTGGCTGAGCAGGCTAAGATGTCACCAGCAGTGCACCGGCCACAG GCCTATTCTGACTCCCCAGACCCTTTCACTTCTGGCCCAATGGGCCCCACAATCCTCCCGGCGGTCCCAGTTGCCTCTGCACTAAACAGCCTGGTGGCCTCATGTGCATCTGCGGTCGGTGAGCGTGTGGCCTCCACATATGAGGCGCTCTCCCTGAGGAAGGTGATGAGTTACTACTACACAGCCCCCAACCCCGGGGCAGCCGAGGGCACAAAGGAGAGTCCGCAGGAGCGCATCCGCCTGGAGGAGTCCCTGCAGGGCAAGAAGAGCTCCAGTCTGGGTGATATCCgtgaggaggaggcggagggtCTGAGCAGACGCCTGTCATTGCCTGGTCTCCTCTCTCAGG AAATGCCAGCTGCTGTTCCTGTCATCACAAAACCTGTGGAATTTAAGCGTGTAGAATCTACAG TGTCTCCTCGGCTTTTGCGTAGGTGCAGTCGCTCCCGAGTGCGAGCTGCACCCCTGAACCCTTCCGATGTTGGTGAGAACAACGCTCATCTGCCCTCCCTGCAGACGGAAGTATGGAGTTGGGGGCGGGGCCAAGAGGGGCAGCTGGGACATGGAGACGTTCTGCCCAG GTTACAGCCTCTTTGCATCAAGAGTTTGAACAATAAGGAAGTACTTAGAGTAGCGGCTGGCTCTCGCCACTCACTGGCCCTCACTGCACAATCTCAG gTGTTTTCTTGGGGCAGTAACAGCTCTGGCCAGCTCGGTCACATGGAGTCACCCAGCACTGTTCCCCGTTTAGCCAAG ATGTCAGAGGGAATTCGTGTGTGGGATGTGGCTGCAGGACAACAACACACCCTGCTATTGGCTGACGGTGATTGTTTTCAGCCAATCCTGTACTACAGTGGGCAGCAAGTCAGGGAGAACCAGAGCTCTGAGGCCCAAACGGGGGGATACACCCAGCAGCCTGTTCTTCTGCCCTTTTGTATGAAT CTGGGCTATGTGAgctgtgtgtttgctggtgGACAGAGCTGTGCTGCACTAGCTGACAGGAATGTGATGGGTTTTATTGCCAGCCTGCATGAGCTGGTATCTGCAGAAAGAAAGTACTACTGCAGACTGACCAACATCAAGAGCCAAGTGTTACAGCCTCTACTCTCACTGG ACAATCTTAGCTCATTTCTTGGACAGTCCTGCTGTGGGCTGCTGCAGATCCTAATTGGACATTTTAACCGAGTGTGCCGGCTGACTGGGCAGAACTCTGTGTCCCTTACCTCACTTCTGCGGCGCACACGAGACATCAAAGGGTTGGTTATCCTCGATAACGCTCGTGTATTCCTGGACACATACACAGA GTATTGTTCTGCAGTGGGAAATTTCCTGGTTATGGGCGGTTTCCAGGCCTTAGTGAAACCGTCCCA agATGTTTTTGGAAAGGGTTGTGACGTGCTGCTGCGGTTGGTTGAGAGTACAGATGAGAATACTGGTGCAGCAGAGTTGCTACTTTCTCTGTTTTACCTGCCAACACAACACCTACAAGAGTACAGCAGACTGCTGCTGAAACTTGCCACCTGCTATGAGGTG AACTCAGTGGATTATCAGAAGCTGCAGGACGGCTGTTCAAAGTTTGAGTCTCTGGCTCTTCgcatgaagaggaagaggaaggaggcTGAATACACAGCGCACTTCTGGAAGTCATTCCCTGGAAAGATGACA GATTCTCTGCGAAAGCCGTCTCGGCGTCTGGTGTACGAGAGCAGCAATAAGTCCCTGACACTGCAGAATGCTGGAAGGTTCTCTGTCAACTGGTTCATTCTTTTCAGTGATGCCCTTGTGCATGCACAG GGCATGGTCCCCTATAAAAGCTTC TTTTCCACCCATCATGTCTTCCCATTGGCAACACTGTGGGTGGAGCCCATCGCTGAGGAAAACACTGTTCT GTATGGAATGAAGGTGACCTCACCTGAGGAGACTTTTACCCTTCTGGCCTCTTCCCCTGTGGAGAAG GCAAAGTGGCTCAGATCCATAAACCAGGCAGTTGAGCAGGCTCTGAGTGGGGTGGGGTCAGAAAGCCCAGGGGCAGCACAGAGAGCAGACCCTCCCATTTCACGAACAGCCTCCTACACATTCTACAAGGACAGCCGACTGAAAGACGCCACCTATGAGGGTCGCTGGCTAGCTGGGAAGCCCAATGGCAG AGGTGTGCTAAAGTGGCCCGATGGGAGAATGTACACAGGCTCATTCAAAAATGGCCTGGAAGATGG GTTTGGTGACTATGCTGTTCCCAATAAGAATCTGAATAAGACTGATCATTATCAGGGCAGCTGGAAAGATGGCAAAATGCATGGCTTCGGGACCtacag ATACGCCACTGGGGAGATGTATGAGGGCTGGTTTCAGGACAATATGCGACATGGCCATGGTATGCTGCGCACCGGCAAACTCAACTCTTCCTGCCCCAGTGTCTTCATTGGACAGTGGTTGCAGGACAAGAAGAATGGCTATGGCGTCTTTGATGACATCACCAG AGGTGAGAAATACATGGGCATGTGGCAGGAGGACCAGAGGCAGGGAAATGGAGTGATAGTCACACAGTTTGGGCTTTACTATGAAGGAGCTTTCAGCAACAACAAAATGATG GGCACTGGTGTGTTGCTGTCTGAGGATGACACCACATTTGAGGGAGAATTCTCAGAAGACTGGACCCTGAATGGAAAA GGTACTCTGACCATGCCAAATGGGGACTTCATTGAGGGCTCCTTCAGTGGAGTTTGGGGTTCTGGGCTGAAGATCTCAGGCTCCTACTACAAACCCAATCTATATGACTCAGACAAAGAGAACAAGCATAAGCATCGTGCAGT TAAGTTAGGGCGTCTCTCTGTGCCCTCGGAGGAGAAGTGGTTGTCTGTGTTCGAAGAGTGCTGGAGTCGACTGGGCTGTGAGACTACTGGACAGGGGGAGACCAGCAGGGCCTGGGAAAACATTGCTATTGAGCTGACCACCAGCCGAAGACAACACAGAGACAg CCCTGATTTGCTGAGTCGTTCTCATCATAAAACCCTGGAGAGTCTGGAATTCATCCCACAGCAATCAGACCCTGTTACCATGGAGTCATTTGATAGCATTCGGCGGTACCTCATCAAG GCATGTGACACACCCTTGCATCCCCTTGGTCGTCTCCTGGAGACGCTGGTTGCTGTGTATCGCATGACCTATGTTGGTGTGGGGGCCAATCGTCGTCTTTTGCCTCAGGCAGTCAATGAGATCAAATCCTACCTCAGCCGCATATTTCAGatcatcag GTTCCTGTTCCCTGGTTTGCCTGAGGATGGTGGCATCATCCCAGAGGTGCCAAACTCCCAGAAGATGAACTCCCAAACCGCTGACCCTCAGCTAGAGTCACCTCGTCCTGG GCGTGTGGTGAGTTGCTCCGCACTTCTCCTCCCTGTACTGCTGCCTCGTCTCTACCCTCCCCTGTTCACACTCTATGCcctggagaaggagaaagaggaggatGTCTACTGGGAATGTGTATTGCGTCTCAATAAGCAACCTGACCTGGCCCTGCTCGCCTTCCTCGGAGTCCAGCA GAAGTTTTGGCCAGTGTCAGTCACAGTTCATGGCGAAAAGCAGCAG ATTCAGTCTAGCACAAAGGATGCCTGCTTTGCTTCAGCAGTGGAGACCCTCCAACAGATCAG CACAACATTTACACCTTCAGATAAGCTACAAGTCATCCAGTTCACCTTTGAGGAGATTACCCAGGAGGTGCTCAGCCTTCTGAAGAAGGACTTCCTGTGGTCTATGGATGACCTGTTTCCTGTATTCCTTTATGTTGTGTTGCGCGCTCG GATTCGTAATcttgggtcagaggtcagtttGATAGAGGATCTGATGGACCCTTGTGTGCAGCATGGAGAACATGGAATAATGTTCACCACTCTCAAG GCTTGTTATTATCAGATCCAGCATGAGAAAATTACATAA